One window from the genome of Cucumis melo cultivar AY chromosome 12, USDA_Cmelo_AY_1.0, whole genome shotgun sequence encodes:
- the LOC103487559 gene encoding tobamovirus multiplication protein 1-like isoform X6 has product MTFELIEDSCFPPFLFGVHVGLALLDAIIAVLAFYQLARIQSRDSRGWTRQKVFHLLIGSSNLGYFAYFILALFAACNGWLCWSGSCGFVFMAFPKILVLALFLLLLSFWVDLCHQPEDEDDEDEERSFEEGLLEKISSKPSTSNTDWSRRWWLPVRLPHVGSRQNLVILVVTIIFVLTLAFAVILWFEMGNISIDSLVAVQVVYVDFFAVVTLLLGGALAVYGLLLFLKMRRVRSERASSEISKVAGLAAVSVVCFTSSALVAILTNIPVSIQWQRQYHIYDCYARINNSFSICSLDYERITTMDCS; this is encoded by the exons ATGACTTTTGAACTAATTGAAGACTCTTGTTTTCCACCCTTTTTGTTTGGTGTACATGTGGGTCTTGCTCTTCTTGATGCCATTATTGCAGTTCTTGCCTTTTATCAG TTAGCGAGGATTCAATCAAGAGATTCACGTGGTTGGACTCGTCAAAAA GTGTTTCATCTATTGATTGGTTCTTCTAACTTGG GTTATTTCGCTTATTTTATCTTGGCTCTTTTTGCCGCTTGCAATGGGTGGCTATGTTGGTCAGGTTCTTGTGGTTTCGTTTTTATGG cCTTCCCCAAAATTCTAGTTCTCgctttgtttcttcttcttttgtcaTTCTG GGTTGACCTTTGCCATCAGCCAGAGGATGAAGATGACGAGGATGAAGAGAGGAGTTTCGAGGAAGGCTTATTGGAGAAGATCTCTAGTAAACCAAGTACATCAAATACAGATTGGAGCAGGAGATGGTGGCTTCCCGTACGACTGCCACATGTTGGAAGCCGTCAAAATTTAGTAATACTG GTGGTCACAATTATCTTTGTTTTAACATTGGCATTTGCTGTGATACTGTGGTTTGAGATGGGAAACATATCCATTGATTCCTTGGTAGCTGTTCAG GTAGTATATGTAGATTTTTTTGCTGTAGTGACACTCTTATTAGGAGGCGCGTTAGCTGTCTATG GATTGCTGTTGTTCTTGAAAATGAGAAGGGTCAGATCTGAGAGGGCATCATCTGAAATATCGAAG GTTGCAGGTTTGGCTGCTGTGTCGGTTGTATGTTTCACTTCAAGTGCACTTGTAGCTATTTTAACAAATATCCCG GTATCGATTCAATGGCAACGGCAATATCACATTTATG ATTGTTATGCCAGGATCAACAATTCCTTCAGCATTTGTTCTCTGGATTATGAGAGAATTACCACCATGGATTGCAGCTAG
- the LOC103487559 gene encoding tobamovirus multiplication protein 1-like isoform X5 codes for MTFELIEDSCFPPFLFGVHVGLALLDAIIAVLAFYQLARIQSRDSRGWTRQKVFHLLIGSSNLGYFAYFILALFAACNGWLCWSGSCGFVFMAFPKILVLALFLLLLSFWVDLCHQPEDEDDEDEERSFEEGLLEKISSKPSTSNTDWSRRWWLPVRLPHVGSRQNLVILVVTIIFVLTLAFAVILWFEMGNISIDSLVAVQVVYVDFFAVVTLLLGGALAVYGLLLFLKMRRVRSERASSEISKVAGLAAVSVVCFTSSALVAILTNIPVSIQWQRQYHIYGAYTSILQITYYFIDCYARINNSFSICSLDYERITTMDCS; via the exons ATGACTTTTGAACTAATTGAAGACTCTTGTTTTCCACCCTTTTTGTTTGGTGTACATGTGGGTCTTGCTCTTCTTGATGCCATTATTGCAGTTCTTGCCTTTTATCAG TTAGCGAGGATTCAATCAAGAGATTCACGTGGTTGGACTCGTCAAAAA GTGTTTCATCTATTGATTGGTTCTTCTAACTTGG GTTATTTCGCTTATTTTATCTTGGCTCTTTTTGCCGCTTGCAATGGGTGGCTATGTTGGTCAGGTTCTTGTGGTTTCGTTTTTATGG cCTTCCCCAAAATTCTAGTTCTCgctttgtttcttcttcttttgtcaTTCTG GGTTGACCTTTGCCATCAGCCAGAGGATGAAGATGACGAGGATGAAGAGAGGAGTTTCGAGGAAGGCTTATTGGAGAAGATCTCTAGTAAACCAAGTACATCAAATACAGATTGGAGCAGGAGATGGTGGCTTCCCGTACGACTGCCACATGTTGGAAGCCGTCAAAATTTAGTAATACTG GTGGTCACAATTATCTTTGTTTTAACATTGGCATTTGCTGTGATACTGTGGTTTGAGATGGGAAACATATCCATTGATTCCTTGGTAGCTGTTCAG GTAGTATATGTAGATTTTTTTGCTGTAGTGACACTCTTATTAGGAGGCGCGTTAGCTGTCTATG GATTGCTGTTGTTCTTGAAAATGAGAAGGGTCAGATCTGAGAGGGCATCATCTGAAATATCGAAG GTTGCAGGTTTGGCTGCTGTGTCGGTTGTATGTTTCACTTCAAGTGCACTTGTAGCTATTTTAACAAATATCCCG GTATCGATTCAATGGCAACGGCAATATCACATTTATGGTGCATATACTTCTATTTTGCAGattacatattattttataG ATTGTTATGCCAGGATCAACAATTCCTTCAGCATTTGTTCTCTGGATTATGAGAGAATTACCACCATGGATTGCAGCTAG
- the LOC103487559 gene encoding tobamovirus multiplication protein 1-like isoform X3: MTFELIEDSCFPPFLFGVHVGLALLDAIIAVLAFYQLARIQSRDSRGWTRQKVFHLLIGSSNLGYFAYFILALFAACNGWLCWSGSCGFVFMAFPKILVLALFLLLLSFWVDLCHQPEDEDDEDEERSFEEGLLEKISSKPSTSNTDWSRRWWLPVRLPHVGSRQNLVILVVTIIFVLTLAFAVILWFEMGNISIDSLVAVQVVYVDFFAVVTLLLGGALAVYGLLLFLKMRRVRSERASSEISKVAGLAAVSVVCFTSSALVAILTNIPVSIQWQRQYHIYGSTIPSAFVLWIMRELPPWIAASSQEQTRTITFVCDDSATVHRPQEWTLTTNSPVPSRGSPI, encoded by the exons ATGACTTTTGAACTAATTGAAGACTCTTGTTTTCCACCCTTTTTGTTTGGTGTACATGTGGGTCTTGCTCTTCTTGATGCCATTATTGCAGTTCTTGCCTTTTATCAG TTAGCGAGGATTCAATCAAGAGATTCACGTGGTTGGACTCGTCAAAAA GTGTTTCATCTATTGATTGGTTCTTCTAACTTGG GTTATTTCGCTTATTTTATCTTGGCTCTTTTTGCCGCTTGCAATGGGTGGCTATGTTGGTCAGGTTCTTGTGGTTTCGTTTTTATGG cCTTCCCCAAAATTCTAGTTCTCgctttgtttcttcttcttttgtcaTTCTG GGTTGACCTTTGCCATCAGCCAGAGGATGAAGATGACGAGGATGAAGAGAGGAGTTTCGAGGAAGGCTTATTGGAGAAGATCTCTAGTAAACCAAGTACATCAAATACAGATTGGAGCAGGAGATGGTGGCTTCCCGTACGACTGCCACATGTTGGAAGCCGTCAAAATTTAGTAATACTG GTGGTCACAATTATCTTTGTTTTAACATTGGCATTTGCTGTGATACTGTGGTTTGAGATGGGAAACATATCCATTGATTCCTTGGTAGCTGTTCAG GTAGTATATGTAGATTTTTTTGCTGTAGTGACACTCTTATTAGGAGGCGCGTTAGCTGTCTATG GATTGCTGTTGTTCTTGAAAATGAGAAGGGTCAGATCTGAGAGGGCATCATCTGAAATATCGAAG GTTGCAGGTTTGGCTGCTGTGTCGGTTGTATGTTTCACTTCAAGTGCACTTGTAGCTATTTTAACAAATATCCCG GTATCGATTCAATGGCAACGGCAATATCACATTTATG GATCAACAATTCCTTCAGCATTTGTTCTCTGGATTATGAGAGAATTACCACCATGGATTGCAGCTAGTTCCCAAGAACAAACGAGAACAATAACCTTTGTTTGTGACGATTCTGCAACCGTACATCGTCCTCAGGAATGGACTTTGACAACAAATTCTCCG GTACCATCAAGGGGTAGTCCCATATAA
- the LOC103487559 gene encoding tobamovirus multiplication protein 1-like isoform X1: MTFELIEDSCFPPFLFGVHVGLALLDAIIAVLAFYQLARIQSRDSRGWTRQKVFHLLIGSSNLGYFAYFILALFAACNGWLCWSGSCGFVFMAFPKILVLALFLLLLSFWVDLCHQPEDEDDEDEERSFEEGLLEKISSKPSTSNTDWSRRWWLPVRLPHVGSRQNLVILVVTIIFVLTLAFAVILWFEMGNISIDSLVAVQVVYVDFFAVVTLLLGGALAVYGLLLFLKMRRVRSERASSEISKVAGLAAVSVVCFTSSALVAILTNIPVSIQWQRQYHIYGAYTSILQITYYFIGSTIPSAFVLWIMRELPPWIAASSQEQTRTITFVCDDSATVHRPQEWTLTTNSPVPSRGSPI; encoded by the exons ATGACTTTTGAACTAATTGAAGACTCTTGTTTTCCACCCTTTTTGTTTGGTGTACATGTGGGTCTTGCTCTTCTTGATGCCATTATTGCAGTTCTTGCCTTTTATCAG TTAGCGAGGATTCAATCAAGAGATTCACGTGGTTGGACTCGTCAAAAA GTGTTTCATCTATTGATTGGTTCTTCTAACTTGG GTTATTTCGCTTATTTTATCTTGGCTCTTTTTGCCGCTTGCAATGGGTGGCTATGTTGGTCAGGTTCTTGTGGTTTCGTTTTTATGG cCTTCCCCAAAATTCTAGTTCTCgctttgtttcttcttcttttgtcaTTCTG GGTTGACCTTTGCCATCAGCCAGAGGATGAAGATGACGAGGATGAAGAGAGGAGTTTCGAGGAAGGCTTATTGGAGAAGATCTCTAGTAAACCAAGTACATCAAATACAGATTGGAGCAGGAGATGGTGGCTTCCCGTACGACTGCCACATGTTGGAAGCCGTCAAAATTTAGTAATACTG GTGGTCACAATTATCTTTGTTTTAACATTGGCATTTGCTGTGATACTGTGGTTTGAGATGGGAAACATATCCATTGATTCCTTGGTAGCTGTTCAG GTAGTATATGTAGATTTTTTTGCTGTAGTGACACTCTTATTAGGAGGCGCGTTAGCTGTCTATG GATTGCTGTTGTTCTTGAAAATGAGAAGGGTCAGATCTGAGAGGGCATCATCTGAAATATCGAAG GTTGCAGGTTTGGCTGCTGTGTCGGTTGTATGTTTCACTTCAAGTGCACTTGTAGCTATTTTAACAAATATCCCG GTATCGATTCAATGGCAACGGCAATATCACATTTATGGTGCATATACTTCTATTTTGCAGattacatattattttataG GATCAACAATTCCTTCAGCATTTGTTCTCTGGATTATGAGAGAATTACCACCATGGATTGCAGCTAGTTCCCAAGAACAAACGAGAACAATAACCTTTGTTTGTGACGATTCTGCAACCGTACATCGTCCTCAGGAATGGACTTTGACAACAAATTCTCCG GTACCATCAAGGGGTAGTCCCATATAA
- the LOC103487559 gene encoding tobamovirus multiplication protein 1-like isoform X4 codes for MRVCNLARIQSRDSRGWTRQKVFHLLIGSSNLGYFAYFILALFAACNGWLCWSGSCGFVFMAFPKILVLALFLLLLSFWVDLCHQPEDEDDEDEERSFEEGLLEKISSKPSTSNTDWSRRWWLPVRLPHVGSRQNLVILVVTIIFVLTLAFAVILWFEMGNISIDSLVAVQVVYVDFFAVVTLLLGGALAVYGLLLFLKMRRVRSERASSEISKVAGLAAVSVVCFTSSALVAILTNIPVSIQWQRQYHIYGAYTSILQITYYFIGSTIPSAFVLWIMRELPPWIAASSQEQTRTITFVCDDSATVHRPQEWTLTTNSPVPSRGSPI; via the exons ATGCGGGTTTGCAAT TTAGCGAGGATTCAATCAAGAGATTCACGTGGTTGGACTCGTCAAAAA GTGTTTCATCTATTGATTGGTTCTTCTAACTTGG GTTATTTCGCTTATTTTATCTTGGCTCTTTTTGCCGCTTGCAATGGGTGGCTATGTTGGTCAGGTTCTTGTGGTTTCGTTTTTATGG cCTTCCCCAAAATTCTAGTTCTCgctttgtttcttcttcttttgtcaTTCTG GGTTGACCTTTGCCATCAGCCAGAGGATGAAGATGACGAGGATGAAGAGAGGAGTTTCGAGGAAGGCTTATTGGAGAAGATCTCTAGTAAACCAAGTACATCAAATACAGATTGGAGCAGGAGATGGTGGCTTCCCGTACGACTGCCACATGTTGGAAGCCGTCAAAATTTAGTAATACTG GTGGTCACAATTATCTTTGTTTTAACATTGGCATTTGCTGTGATACTGTGGTTTGAGATGGGAAACATATCCATTGATTCCTTGGTAGCTGTTCAG GTAGTATATGTAGATTTTTTTGCTGTAGTGACACTCTTATTAGGAGGCGCGTTAGCTGTCTATG GATTGCTGTTGTTCTTGAAAATGAGAAGGGTCAGATCTGAGAGGGCATCATCTGAAATATCGAAG GTTGCAGGTTTGGCTGCTGTGTCGGTTGTATGTTTCACTTCAAGTGCACTTGTAGCTATTTTAACAAATATCCCG GTATCGATTCAATGGCAACGGCAATATCACATTTATGGTGCATATACTTCTATTTTGCAGattacatattattttataG GATCAACAATTCCTTCAGCATTTGTTCTCTGGATTATGAGAGAATTACCACCATGGATTGCAGCTAGTTCCCAAGAACAAACGAGAACAATAACCTTTGTTTGTGACGATTCTGCAACCGTACATCGTCCTCAGGAATGGACTTTGACAACAAATTCTCCG GTACCATCAAGGGGTAGTCCCATATAA
- the LOC103487559 gene encoding tobamovirus multiplication protein 1-like isoform X2 — MTFELIEDSCFPPFLFGVHVGLALLDAIIAVLAFYQLARIQSRDSRGWTRQKVFHLLIGSSNLGYFAYFILALFAACNGWLCWSGSCGFVFMGNLPLTNIQVDLCHQPEDEDDEDEERSFEEGLLEKISSKPSTSNTDWSRRWWLPVRLPHVGSRQNLVILVVTIIFVLTLAFAVILWFEMGNISIDSLVAVQVVYVDFFAVVTLLLGGALAVYGLLLFLKMRRVRSERASSEISKVAGLAAVSVVCFTSSALVAILTNIPVSIQWQRQYHIYGAYTSILQITYYFIGSTIPSAFVLWIMRELPPWIAASSQEQTRTITFVCDDSATVHRPQEWTLTTNSPVPSRGSPI; from the exons ATGACTTTTGAACTAATTGAAGACTCTTGTTTTCCACCCTTTTTGTTTGGTGTACATGTGGGTCTTGCTCTTCTTGATGCCATTATTGCAGTTCTTGCCTTTTATCAG TTAGCGAGGATTCAATCAAGAGATTCACGTGGTTGGACTCGTCAAAAA GTGTTTCATCTATTGATTGGTTCTTCTAACTTGG GTTATTTCGCTTATTTTATCTTGGCTCTTTTTGCCGCTTGCAATGGGTGGCTATGTTGGTCAGGTTCTTGTGGTTTCGTTTTTATGGGTAATCTCCCATTGACAAATATTCA GGTTGACCTTTGCCATCAGCCAGAGGATGAAGATGACGAGGATGAAGAGAGGAGTTTCGAGGAAGGCTTATTGGAGAAGATCTCTAGTAAACCAAGTACATCAAATACAGATTGGAGCAGGAGATGGTGGCTTCCCGTACGACTGCCACATGTTGGAAGCCGTCAAAATTTAGTAATACTG GTGGTCACAATTATCTTTGTTTTAACATTGGCATTTGCTGTGATACTGTGGTTTGAGATGGGAAACATATCCATTGATTCCTTGGTAGCTGTTCAG GTAGTATATGTAGATTTTTTTGCTGTAGTGACACTCTTATTAGGAGGCGCGTTAGCTGTCTATG GATTGCTGTTGTTCTTGAAAATGAGAAGGGTCAGATCTGAGAGGGCATCATCTGAAATATCGAAG GTTGCAGGTTTGGCTGCTGTGTCGGTTGTATGTTTCACTTCAAGTGCACTTGTAGCTATTTTAACAAATATCCCG GTATCGATTCAATGGCAACGGCAATATCACATTTATGGTGCATATACTTCTATTTTGCAGattacatattattttataG GATCAACAATTCCTTCAGCATTTGTTCTCTGGATTATGAGAGAATTACCACCATGGATTGCAGCTAGTTCCCAAGAACAAACGAGAACAATAACCTTTGTTTGTGACGATTCTGCAACCGTACATCGTCCTCAGGAATGGACTTTGACAACAAATTCTCCG GTACCATCAAGGGGTAGTCCCATATAA
- the LOC103487559 gene encoding tobamovirus multiplication protein 1-like isoform X7 encodes MTFELIEDSCFPPFLFGVHVGLALLDAIIAVLAFYQLARIQSRDSRGWTRQKVFHLLIGSSNLGYFAYFILALFAACNGWLCWSGSCGFVFMAFPKILVLALFLLLLSFWVDLCHQPEDEDDEDEERSFEEGLLEKISSKPSTSNTDWSRRWWLPVRLPHVGSRQNLVILVVTIIFVLTLAFAVILWFEMGNISIDSLVAVQVVYVDFFAVVTLLLGGALAVYGLLLFLKMRRVRSERASSEISKVAGLAAVSVVCFTSSALVAILTNIPVSIQWQRQYHIYGAYTSILQITYYFIGHLPT; translated from the exons ATGACTTTTGAACTAATTGAAGACTCTTGTTTTCCACCCTTTTTGTTTGGTGTACATGTGGGTCTTGCTCTTCTTGATGCCATTATTGCAGTTCTTGCCTTTTATCAG TTAGCGAGGATTCAATCAAGAGATTCACGTGGTTGGACTCGTCAAAAA GTGTTTCATCTATTGATTGGTTCTTCTAACTTGG GTTATTTCGCTTATTTTATCTTGGCTCTTTTTGCCGCTTGCAATGGGTGGCTATGTTGGTCAGGTTCTTGTGGTTTCGTTTTTATGG cCTTCCCCAAAATTCTAGTTCTCgctttgtttcttcttcttttgtcaTTCTG GGTTGACCTTTGCCATCAGCCAGAGGATGAAGATGACGAGGATGAAGAGAGGAGTTTCGAGGAAGGCTTATTGGAGAAGATCTCTAGTAAACCAAGTACATCAAATACAGATTGGAGCAGGAGATGGTGGCTTCCCGTACGACTGCCACATGTTGGAAGCCGTCAAAATTTAGTAATACTG GTGGTCACAATTATCTTTGTTTTAACATTGGCATTTGCTGTGATACTGTGGTTTGAGATGGGAAACATATCCATTGATTCCTTGGTAGCTGTTCAG GTAGTATATGTAGATTTTTTTGCTGTAGTGACACTCTTATTAGGAGGCGCGTTAGCTGTCTATG GATTGCTGTTGTTCTTGAAAATGAGAAGGGTCAGATCTGAGAGGGCATCATCTGAAATATCGAAG GTTGCAGGTTTGGCTGCTGTGTCGGTTGTATGTTTCACTTCAAGTGCACTTGTAGCTATTTTAACAAATATCCCG GTATCGATTCAATGGCAACGGCAATATCACATTTATGGTGCATATACTTCTATTTTGCAGattacatattattttataG GTCACCTACCTACTTAA